One genomic segment of Mustelus asterias chromosome 26, sMusAst1.hap1.1, whole genome shotgun sequence includes these proteins:
- the LOC144479426 gene encoding ras-related protein Rab-11B, giving the protein MGTRDDEYDYLFKVVLIGDSGVGKSNLLSRFTRNEFNLESKSTIGVEFATRSIQVDGKTIKAQIWDTAGQERYRAITSAYYRGAVGALLVYDIAKHLTYENVERWLKELRDHADNNIVIMLVGNKSDLRHLRAVPTDEARAFAEKNNLSFIETSALDSTNVEEAFKNILTEIYRIVSQKQISDRSAHDESPGNNVVDISVPPTTDGQKSNKLQCCQNM; this is encoded by the exons ATGGGAACCAGGGACGATGAGTACGATTACCTCTTCAAAG TTGTGCTGATTGGAGACTCTGGAGTTGGAAAGAGCAATCTCCTGTCGAGGTTCACGCGTAACGAGTTTAATCTGGAGAGTAAGAGCACCATTGGAGTGGAGTTTGCTACCAGGAGTATCCAGGTAGATGGAAAGACCATTAAAGCACAGATCTGGGACACAGCAGGACAGGAGCGATACCGTGCCATCACTTCAGC GTACTACCGTGGGGCTGTGGGTGCTCTGCTTGTTTACGATATTGCCAAACATCTAACCTACGAGAATGTCGAACGGTGGCTGAAGGAGTTGCGTGATCATGCTGACAACAACATAGTCATCATGCTGGTCGGAAACAAGAGTGACCTCCGTCATCTGAGAGCTGTTCCGACAGATGAGGCACGGGCTTTCGCTG AAAAGAACAATCTATCATTTATTGAAACATCTGCACTGGATTCAACGAACGTAGAAGAagcatttaaaaatattcttACAG AAATTTACCGCATAGTTTCGCAGAAGCAGATTTCTGATCGATCGGCTCATGACGAGTCGCCTGGCAACAACGTGGTAGACATCAGTGTACCCCCAACGACTGATGGGCAGAAATCTAATAAACTGCAGTGTTGCCAGAATATGTGA